The Pyrus communis chromosome 2, drPyrComm1.1, whole genome shotgun sequence genome includes a window with the following:
- the LOC137725656 gene encoding probably inactive leucine-rich repeat receptor-like protein kinase At5g48380, whose protein sequence is MAFSMYMLLNGRDPGIFYGGVVWLLLSCSFSFAVESDINCLKSLKASLQDPLGYLNSSWDFNNKTEGFICNFLGIECWHPHESKVLNIKLSDLGLKGPFPRSVANCTSLTGLDLSSNKLSGPLPEDIGRIISFITTLDLSSNSFSGHIPTNLSNCSYLNVLKLDSNQFNGSIPLQLGQLGRIKTFSVANNQLSGQVPSFGNNSAVTQESYANNAGLCGTPLDLCRGVKKKSNSVIIVAAGVGGATFAALIVVFALLFFVRRVSAKKKEEDPEGNKWAKSLKKTKAIKVSMFEKSISKMKLSDLMRASNSFCKDNIIGTGRTGTMYKAVLDDGTPLMVKRLQESQHSEKEFLSEMTTLGNIGHRNLVPLLGFCTAKRERLLVYRYMPNGTLHDQLHPADAEGAKIMDWPTRLKIGIGAARGLAWLHHNCNPRIIHRNISSKCILLDADFEPRISEFGLARLMNPIDTHLSTFVNGEFGDLGYVAPEYARTLVATPKGDVYSFGTVLLELVTGERATHISKAPEDFKGNLVEWITQLSGKAQLQDALDKSLVGKGVNEELFQFLKVACNCVGPIAKERPTMFEVYQLLRAIGEKYNFTIEDDMMMPTDNGDGDGNGELIVAREMIEMT, encoded by the exons ATGGCTTTTTCGATGTATATGTTGTTGAATGGACGAGATCCTGGTATTTTCTATGGCGGTGTGGTCTGGTTATTGCTTAGTTGTAGTTTCAGCTTTGCTGTTGAGAGTGATATAAACTGCTTGAAAAGTCTAAAAGCATCGCTTCAGGATCCTTTAGGCTATTTAAACTCTTCATGGGATTTCAACAACAAGACCGAAGGTTTCATCTGTAACTTTCTGGGAATCGAGTGTTGGCACCCTCACGAAAGCAAAGTTTTAAATATCAAGCTTTCGGATTTGGGACTCAAGGGTCCGTTTCCTCGGAGTGTAGCAAATTGCACAAGCTTAACAGGATTAGATCTTTCGAGCAACAAGCTCAGTGGACCTCTTCCTGAAGATATTGGTAGAATTATTTCGTTCATTACAACTCTTGATCTTTCATCTAACAGCTTCTCAGGGCACATCCCAACAAATCTTTCCAATTGTAGCTATCTGAATGTGCTTAAGCTTGACAGCAACCAGTTCAACGGTAGCATCCCTCTACAGCTTGGTCAGCTCGGTAGGATTAAAACATTTAGCGTGGCAAACAATCAGCTGTCTGGCCAAGTCCCATCCTTTGGTAACAATAGTGCAGTTACACAAGAAAGTTACGCAAACAATGCTGGACTTTGTGGGACGCCTCTTGATCTGTGCCGGGGAGTTAAAAAGAAGTCTAACAGTGTAATTATTGTGGCAGCTGGTGTTGGTGGTGCAACGTTTGCAGCACTAATTGTGGTATTTGCCTTGTTGTTCTTTGTGCGTAGAGTGTCtgcaaagaagaaggaagaggacCCTGAAGGGAACAAGTGGGCTAAGAGTTTGAAGAAAACGAAAGCCATCAAG GTTTCCATGTTTGAGAAGTCGATTTCTAAAATGAAGCTGAGTGATCTCATGAGGGCCAGCAACAGTTTCTGCAAAGACAATATCATTGGGACAGGAAGAACTGGAACGATGTACAAAGCAGTGCTCGATGATGGCACTCCACTTATGGTCAAGAGGTTGCAGGAATCTCAACATTCTGAGAAAGAATTTCTGTCTGAGATGACTACTTTGGGAAATATAGGGCACCGTAATTTGGTTCCTCTTTTAGgtttttgcacggcaaagagggAAAGGCTATTGGTCTATAGGTACATGCCTAATGGTACCCTCCACGATCAGCTACATCCTGCAGATGCTGAAGGTGCAAAGATTATGGACTGGCCAACTAGGCTAAAAATTGGGATAGGGGCAGCCAGAGGATTAGCATGGCTCCACCATAACTGCAATCCTCGAATTATCCACCGAAACATAAGCTCCAAATGCATCTTACTGGATGCAGATTTTGAGCCCAGAATATCTGAATTTGGGCTAGCTAGGCTCATGAATCCAATTGATACACATTTGAGTACGTTTGTGAATGGGGAGTTTGGGGATCTGGGATATGTTGCTCCAGAGTATGCACGAACTCTAGTGGCCACTCCAAAGGGAGATGTTTACAGTTTCGGAACTGTACTTCTTGAGTTGGTGACCGGTGAGAGAGCTACCCACATTTCTAAAGCCCCTGAAGACTTCAAAGGAAATTTGGTGGAATGGATTACACAGCTGTCAGGCAAAGCTCAACTCCAGGATGCGCTCGACAAATCTTTGGTTGGGAAGGGTGTGAATGAGGAGCTTTTCCAGTTTCTTAAAGTTGCGTGCAACTGTGTGGGGCCTATTGCTAAGGAGAGGCCTACTATGTTTGAAGTGTACCAGCTTCTAAGGGCCATAGGGGAGAAATATAACTTCACAATCGAAGACGACATGATGATGCCGACGGACAATGGCGATGGTGATGGTAATGGCGAACTTATTGTTGCTCGAGAGATGATTGAGATGACCTGA
- the LOC137724822 gene encoding disease resistance protein At4g27190-like, which yields MARDGASSSRRSNFTEPPPMKLSERLKYRPPCTREVLRALQDENINLISINCGEIKRGDTVTTKEFLERVKQQGLFEEVVMTVVSLDPNLRRIQDEIADNLQVKLGNGNLFERAKVLRARMSRDYRRLLVVFLDVREMLDLEAIGIPYGSPNGKCKIILMLGLRDEFSVSMRAQSSFHLFGNKKSLPIGILPEQEAWSLFREMAGSSIESPELRLVAQQVLSECAGLPIAIATVGRALQHKSKQTWEDALRQLRKPCPENIPGMVQEVYRKIELSYECLGSEEAKSLFLLCCIYPESSDILVHDLVKFGVGLQLFKDIDSKREAGKCVETLIEILKSGFLLLESDKEGCVKMHDTVHKVSKLAYEGSQTKTQKVNVDRSKSTLIVDRVNGQIGSGSTCQTGHGLDSDWA from the exons ATGGCTCGTGATGGGGCTAGCTCCTCGAGAAGATCCAACTTCACTGAACCACCACCCATGAAACTTTCGGAGCGCTTGAAATACAGACCACCATGTACAAGGGAGGTCTTGAGGGCTCTGCAGGATGAAAATATCAACTTGATTAGCATTAATTGTGGGGAAATCAAAAGAGGAGATACAGTAACGACGAAAGAGTTCTTGGAGAGAGTCAAGCAGCAAGGTCTATTTGAAGAAGTTGTCATGACTGTTGTGTCCCTTGATCCCAACTTGAGACGAATACAAGATGAGATTGCAGATAATCTACAAGTGAAGTTGGGAAATGGGAATTTGTTTGAACGGGCAAAGGTGCTGCGTGCTCGAATGTCCAGAGACTATAGGAGGTTGCTTGTAGTATTTCTTGATGTCCGGGAAATGCTTGATCTTGAGGCCATCGGAATCCCTTATGGGTCACCCAACGGAAAGTGTAAGATAATCCTTATGTTGGGACTCCGGGATGAATTTAGTGTGAGCATGAGAGCTCAAAGTAGCTTCCATCTGTTCGGCAACAAGAAGAGTTTACCCATTGGTATTTTGCCAGAGCAAGAAGCTTGGAGTTTGTTTAGAGAGATGGCAGGCAGTTCCATTGAATCTCCTGAGCTACGGCTGGTAGCACAACAGGTTCTGAGCGAATGTGCCGGTTTACCAATTGCAATTGCAACTGTTGGAAGGGCACTGCAGCATAAAAGCAAGCAAACGTGGGAGGATGCACTGAGACAACTAAGAAAGCCTTGCCCCGAAAATATTCCAGGGATGGTACAAGAAGTGTATCGGAAAATAGAGTTGAGCTACGAATGTTTAGGGAGCGAGGAAGCGAAATCATTGTTTCTGTTGTGCTGCATATATCCGGAAAGCAGTGATATACTGGTTCATGATTTAGTGAAATTTGGGGTTGGACTTCAGCTGTTTAAAGACATCGATTCCAAAAGGGAAGCAGGAAAGTGTGTAGAAACATTGATTGAGATACTCAAGAGTGGTTTTCTGTTGTTAGAGAGTGATAAGGAAGGATGTGTAAAAATGCATGATACAGTGCACAAG gtgtcgaaattagcctatgaGGGGTCCcagacaaaaactcaaaaagtcaACGTCGAtcggtcaaagtcaacgctCATTGTTGATCGGGTCAATGGTCAGATCGGGTCTGGGTCAACATGTCAAACTGGTCATGGTTTAGATTCGGATTGGGCCTGA